Proteins encoded in a region of the Calditerrivibrio sp. genome:
- a CDS encoding flavodoxin family protein, whose translation MKIKIINGSPRKNGNSSFISEELEKYFMARGDQVEVVYLNGLNFKGCQGCLSCRKNGSFCVVVDDLQSKLRDFVDTDLFVLISPNYYGAITGQMKLFLDRWYCLKDQQRRSKLKEGAKAFFIVTQGSPNRDHGKSIIDWAKHIFEGFGCKYYGYVLPNCSTENLDMVKAKMKEISMHIGMFV comes from the coding sequence ATGAAGATAAAGATTATAAACGGTAGTCCAAGAAAAAATGGTAATAGTAGTTTTATATCAGAGGAGTTGGAAAAGTATTTTATGGCCAGAGGGGATCAGGTAGAGGTGGTGTATCTGAATGGTTTGAATTTTAAGGGTTGTCAGGGATGCCTTTCCTGTAGAAAAAACGGTTCCTTTTGTGTGGTTGTTGATGACCTGCAGAGTAAGCTCCGAGATTTTGTGGATACTGATCTGTTTGTTTTGATCTCTCCAAATTATTATGGTGCAATAACAGGTCAGATGAAGCTTTTTTTAGATCGCTGGTATTGTTTGAAGGATCAGCAAAGAAGAAGTAAGTTAAAAGAAGGGGCAAAAGCTTTTTTTATCGTAACACAGGGGTCTCCCAATAGGGATCATGGTAAATCTATTATAGATTGGGCAAAGCATATCTTTGAAGGGTTTGGTTGTAAGTATTATGGTTATGTATTACCAAACTGTAGTACAGAAAATTTAGACATGGTAAAGGCTAAAATGAAAGAGATCAGTATGCACATAGGTATGTTTGTTTGA